A part of Spiribacter vilamensis genomic DNA contains:
- a CDS encoding gamma-glutamyl-gamma-aminobutyrate hydrolase family protein: protein MRPIVGITACSEIVNGVDSQCVGDKYIRSIAVAADCVPVLVPSLGEALDIPSLLERLDGILATGSDSGVHPRHYGGNAARQTPDGLDPARDATTLPLLRAAVEKGVPVLAICRGHQELNVALGGTLHQFVHELGDKRDHREDTALPKKERYEPVHTVHLAPEGFLATLLEREDMEVNSLHWQGIDRLASLLVADAWADDGLIEATHVADAPGFAVSVQWHPEWRAEENPHSVALFEAFAKACQQRAAERRHCSGSE, encoded by the coding sequence ATGCGCCCGATTGTTGGCATTACGGCATGCTCGGAGATCGTCAACGGCGTTGACAGCCAGTGCGTGGGCGACAAGTACATCCGATCGATCGCGGTTGCCGCCGACTGCGTACCCGTCCTTGTTCCCTCGCTCGGGGAGGCGCTGGATATTCCCTCGCTGCTGGAGCGACTCGACGGCATCCTCGCCACGGGCAGTGATAGCGGAGTGCATCCCCGACACTACGGTGGCAATGCCGCACGGCAGACGCCCGACGGCCTCGATCCGGCCCGTGATGCCACCACGCTGCCATTGCTGCGTGCGGCGGTGGAGAAAGGCGTCCCCGTCCTGGCGATCTGCCGCGGTCATCAGGAGCTGAACGTCGCGCTCGGGGGAACGCTCCATCAGTTTGTCCACGAGCTGGGCGACAAACGCGACCATCGCGAAGACACCGCTCTCCCCAAAAAGGAACGCTACGAGCCCGTACACACCGTGCATCTGGCGCCGGAAGGATTCCTGGCGACACTACTGGAGCGCGAAGACATGGAGGTCAACTCGTTGCACTGGCAGGGGATTGATCGTCTAGCATCTTTGCTGGTGGCGGACGCCTGGGCCGATGATGGGCTGATCGAGGCCACCCATGTGGCCGATGCCCCCGGGTTCGCGGTGAGCGTGCAGTGGCACCCCGAGTGGCGAGCGGAGGAGAACCCGCACTCCGTCGCATTGTTCGAGGCGTTCGCGAAGGCCTGTCAGCAGCGGGCAGCGGAACGTCGGCACTGCTCGGGCAGCGAGTGA
- a CDS encoding ArgE/DapE family deacylase — MVRRTSFVDIDRIRERLVSLIRIPSVTGEENAIVSYIADWLQQFDAEIDYWNDGIAALQRDPRYPGHEVDRAWAPVVVGVLRGEQSGPTVLLTGHVDVVPPGDYSRWDHEPFSGMTRGDRVFGCGASDMKSGIVAAMAAFEAFAESGRSFPGRIIFAAVPAEEDSGLGTLAAIRGGWNADACVIPEPTTGPSGVPDLVIAHAGAMSLKVNVSGRSAHASKRLQGESALDHFITLYKAMREDEKALNEREQHPLMRVHPLPYATNVGTIKGGMWSSSVMDQLEAQVRVGVALHETIDQAEERFRSAIFEHTRDDPWLRDNPPRITRLASGFGSAETRRDHPLVGALSESAEEVFHKSPTISAAPYGCDMSGWVRHAHVPTVIYGPGDIGLAHAPNESVSLETTYKVARTLVKMTERLLEMDPDDLKLTVEETAE; from the coding sequence ATGGTCCGTCGGACATCCTTTGTCGATATCGATCGCATCCGCGAGCGCCTGGTGTCCCTGATCCGCATTCCTTCGGTGACCGGCGAGGAGAATGCAATCGTCTCCTACATCGCCGACTGGCTGCAGCAGTTCGACGCCGAGATCGATTACTGGAACGACGGCATCGCCGCCCTGCAGCGCGATCCCCGCTATCCCGGCCACGAGGTGGACCGCGCCTGGGCGCCAGTAGTGGTCGGAGTGCTGCGCGGCGAACAGTCCGGTCCCACGGTCCTGCTCACCGGCCACGTGGACGTGGTTCCTCCCGGCGACTATTCACGCTGGGATCACGAGCCCTTCTCCGGGATGACCCGGGGTGATCGGGTGTTCGGTTGCGGCGCCTCGGACATGAAATCGGGGATCGTCGCCGCCATGGCCGCCTTCGAGGCCTTCGCCGAGAGCGGTCGATCATTCCCCGGGCGCATCATCTTCGCCGCCGTGCCCGCCGAGGAAGACAGTGGCCTGGGCACCCTGGCCGCCATCCGTGGCGGCTGGAACGCCGACGCCTGCGTGATCCCGGAGCCCACCACCGGACCGAGCGGTGTGCCCGATCTGGTGATCGCCCACGCCGGGGCCATGTCCCTGAAGGTGAATGTCTCCGGGCGCTCGGCCCATGCCAGCAAACGGCTCCAGGGGGAGAGCGCCCTGGATCACTTCATCACCCTCTACAAGGCCATGCGCGAAGACGAAAAGGCCCTCAACGAGCGCGAGCAACATCCGCTGATGAGAGTCCATCCGCTCCCCTATGCCACGAACGTCGGCACCATCAAGGGCGGGATGTGGTCCTCCAGCGTCATGGACCAGCTCGAGGCGCAGGTGCGGGTGGGGGTTGCCCTGCACGAGACCATTGATCAGGCCGAGGAGCGCTTCCGCTCCGCCATCTTCGAGCACACCCGGGACGATCCGTGGCTGCGGGACAACCCGCCCCGTATTACGCGCCTGGCCTCGGGATTCGGCTCAGCGGAGACACGCCGCGATCACCCCCTGGTGGGAGCCCTGAGCGAGTCGGCAGAGGAAGTGTTCCACAAGAGTCCAACCATTTCAGCCGCCCCCTATGGCTGCGACATGTCCGGCTGGGTTCGCCACGCTCACGTGCCGACGGTGATTTACGGACCCGGCGACATCGGACTGGCCCACGCGCCGAACGAATCCGTCTCTCTGGAGACCACTTACAAGGTCGCACGCACCCTGGTAAAGATGACCGAGAGGCTGCTGGAGATGGACCCCGACGATCTGAAGCTGACCGTCGAAGAGACGGCGGAGTAG
- a CDS encoding ATP-grasp domain-containing protein, which translates to MDRTESKHVFVIGLDDFNLAELQTVRNADEYEFHGLVDYDTMVHPPSYPMDAILAEARETLANAPAVDAIIGHWDFPTTSMLPILRREWGLPTPSLESVLYCENKYWNRLAGQEAVPECTPAFQGLDPYSDDPVGDLNMAYPFWLKPSVAFSSYLGFRIDDEQQYLQAMATIRDNIHVFAEPFDNILQYSANRAALPDHGSGATCIAEGLISGRLCTLEGYVHKGEVVVYAIVDSLRASNNVSFFSYQYPSHLPVGVRNRMISYADTILRHIGMDQSPFNMEFFWDEATDRLWLLEINPRISKSHCPIFQIATGASHHEVAIDIALGRKPNFPRNEGRFPIAGKFMPRVFGDTVVTRVPSREGIETLQKQHPELVVHVAVNEGDRLSTLRAQDSYSYEIADIFIGADSESALHDKFRHIMEVLDFRFSDVVPTNYN; encoded by the coding sequence ATGGATCGAACAGAAAGCAAACACGTATTCGTGATCGGGCTCGACGACTTCAACCTCGCCGAGCTGCAAACCGTTCGGAATGCCGATGAGTATGAATTCCACGGCCTTGTCGACTACGACACGATGGTCCACCCCCCTTCCTATCCCATGGACGCCATCCTGGCCGAGGCGCGGGAGACGCTCGCGAATGCGCCGGCGGTGGATGCCATCATTGGCCACTGGGATTTCCCCACCACCTCGATGCTGCCGATTCTCCGGCGCGAGTGGGGGCTGCCGACGCCAAGCCTGGAGAGCGTGCTCTACTGCGAGAACAAGTACTGGAACCGGCTCGCCGGCCAGGAGGCAGTGCCGGAGTGTACACCGGCATTCCAGGGACTCGACCCGTACAGCGATGATCCGGTTGGGGACCTGAACATGGCCTATCCCTTCTGGCTGAAACCGTCCGTGGCCTTTTCGTCCTATCTGGGCTTTCGCATCGATGACGAACAGCAGTACCTCCAGGCGATGGCGACCATCCGGGACAACATCCATGTCTTCGCCGAGCCCTTCGACAATATCCTGCAGTACAGCGCCAACAGGGCCGCCCTGCCCGACCATGGCAGCGGTGCCACGTGTATCGCCGAGGGCCTGATCAGCGGCCGGCTTTGCACCCTGGAGGGCTATGTCCATAAAGGCGAGGTGGTGGTCTATGCCATTGTCGATTCGCTGCGGGCGTCGAATAACGTGAGCTTTTTCAGCTACCAGTACCCGTCTCACCTGCCGGTGGGAGTGCGCAACCGGATGATCAGTTACGCCGACACCATCCTGCGCCACATCGGAATGGACCAGTCTCCGTTCAACATGGAATTCTTCTGGGACGAGGCGACCGACAGGTTATGGCTGCTGGAGATCAATCCAAGGATCTCCAAGTCCCACTGCCCGATCTTCCAGATCGCGACCGGGGCTTCCCACCACGAGGTAGCCATCGATATCGCACTGGGCCGCAAGCCGAACTTCCCCCGTAACGAGGGGCGCTTCCCCATCGCCGGCAAATTCATGCCGAGGGTATTCGGCGACACGGTGGTCACCCGAGTGCCCTCCCGCGAGGGGATCGAGACCCTGCAAAAGCAGCATCCGGAACTGGTCGTCCACGTGGCCGTGAACGAGGGCGACCGGCTCTCGACACTGCGCGCCCAGGACAGCTACAGCTATGAAATCGCCGATATCTTCATCGGCGCGGACAGCGAGTCGGCGCTCCACGACAAGTTCCGCCACATCATGGAGGTACTGGATTTCCGGTTCTCCGACGTGGTGCCCACCAACTACAACTGA
- a CDS encoding CocE/NonD family hydrolase codes for MKTVSTLPCEIMEEANVWIPMPDGIRLAARIWRPRDERPVPAIMEYIPYRKRFGTAARDAIAHPYIAGHGYACIRVDLRGSGESEGILTDEYLQQELDDGCAVLRWLAEQPWCTGDVGMIGISWGGFNGLQIAALQPPELKAVVAVCASDDRFADDVHHMGGCLLGDNISWASVMFAYNSLPPDPELVGDRWRDMWFERLRGSGLWIKKWLDHQRRDDYWAHASVCEDHGGIRCPVYAVSGWADGYSNAVFRLMRNLDVPRKGLIGPWSHKYPHLGVPGPAIGFLQELVRWWDHWLKGKDTGVMDGPMLRVWMQEAVPPNTYYRRRPGRWVGESEWPSPDIREHSYALAPAQLVSPEDASPEFEHSVQSPLTLGLFAGKWCSYAAGPDLAHDQREEDGGALVFESDSLESVFEIMGEPRLELEVAADRPVAMVAARLSDVAPDDKATRVTYGLLNLTHRDSSETPEPLEPGHRYHVTIKLNGIAHAFPAGHRLRLSLSTSYWPLAWPPPEPARLHVYGEGSRFVLPERPPRASDAALPDFQPPEGTPLPEIERLGAAHHNWLVHRDLSTDQSTLEVIDDAGSQYHKAIDLVTGSRTVETYSSIGDDFQSLRAEVVAERHLRRGDWDIRTVTRTVVTSTTEEFAVHATLDAYQRYRHGEIRVFSQDWNESVPRDLV; via the coding sequence ATGAAGACCGTCAGTACATTGCCATGCGAGATCATGGAAGAAGCCAACGTCTGGATCCCGATGCCTGATGGCATACGGCTTGCCGCGCGCATCTGGCGCCCCCGGGATGAACGGCCGGTGCCAGCGATCATGGAGTACATCCCCTACCGCAAGCGCTTCGGAACCGCCGCTCGGGACGCCATCGCCCACCCCTACATCGCCGGGCACGGCTACGCCTGCATCCGGGTGGATTTGCGCGGTAGCGGTGAGTCCGAGGGCATTCTCACGGACGAATACCTGCAGCAAGAGCTCGATGACGGCTGCGCGGTGTTGCGCTGGCTGGCAGAACAGCCCTGGTGCACGGGCGATGTCGGCATGATTGGCATTTCCTGGGGTGGATTCAACGGTCTCCAGATCGCGGCCCTCCAGCCACCGGAGCTCAAGGCGGTGGTCGCCGTCTGTGCCTCCGACGACCGGTTTGCCGACGACGTCCACCACATGGGCGGCTGTCTGCTGGGCGACAACATCTCCTGGGCATCGGTGATGTTCGCGTACAACTCCCTGCCCCCCGATCCGGAGCTGGTGGGCGATCGCTGGCGTGACATGTGGTTCGAGCGACTGCGCGGCAGCGGACTCTGGATAAAGAAATGGCTGGATCACCAGCGCCGTGACGACTACTGGGCGCACGCCTCGGTGTGCGAAGACCACGGCGGCATCCGCTGCCCGGTCTATGCCGTCAGCGGCTGGGCGGACGGCTACTCCAACGCCGTTTTCCGGCTGATGCGGAATCTGGATGTCCCGCGCAAGGGACTCATCGGCCCCTGGAGCCACAAGTACCCCCACCTTGGCGTCCCCGGCCCCGCCATCGGCTTCCTGCAGGAGCTGGTGCGGTGGTGGGATCACTGGCTCAAGGGCAAGGATACCGGCGTGATGGACGGGCCCATGCTGCGGGTGTGGATGCAGGAGGCTGTCCCGCCCAATACCTACTACCGACGGCGCCCGGGACGCTGGGTAGGCGAGTCGGAGTGGCCGAGCCCGGATATCCGGGAGCACAGTTACGCGCTGGCCCCTGCTCAACTGGTATCGCCGGAAGACGCCAGCCCTGAATTCGAGCACTCGGTGCAGTCGCCGCTCACGCTCGGGTTGTTTGCCGGTAAGTGGTGCTCCTATGCAGCGGGCCCGGATCTTGCCCACGATCAGAGAGAAGAGGACGGCGGGGCCCTGGTGTTCGAAAGCGATTCCCTGGAGTCCGTATTCGAGATCATGGGCGAGCCCCGCCTGGAACTGGAAGTGGCGGCCGACCGCCCAGTCGCCATGGTGGCGGCGCGACTCTCCGACGTCGCACCTGACGATAAGGCGACACGCGTCACTTACGGGCTTTTAAACCTCACACACCGGGACAGCAGTGAGACACCAGAGCCACTGGAACCGGGACATCGCTATCATGTAACGATCAAACTCAACGGCATCGCCCACGCCTTTCCGGCGGGCCACCGGTTGCGGCTTTCCCTGTCAACATCGTACTGGCCCCTGGCCTGGCCGCCACCGGAACCGGCGCGCCTGCATGTCTATGGTGAAGGGAGCCGGTTCGTACTGCCGGAACGCCCACCGCGTGCATCGGATGCAGCACTACCCGATTTCCAGCCGCCCGAGGGGACGCCTTTACCTGAGATAGAGCGCCTTGGTGCGGCCCATCACAACTGGCTGGTCCATCGCGATCTGTCGACGGACCAGTCAACGCTGGAAGTCATCGACGACGCCGGCAGCCAGTATCACAAGGCCATTGATCTGGTGACCGGATCGCGCACCGTGGAGACCTACTCCTCCATCGGGGATGATTTCCAGTCACTCCGGGCGGAAGTAGTCGCCGAGCGCCACCTCCGGCGGGGAGACTGGGACATTCGCACCGTGACGCGGACCGTGGTGACGTCGACCACGGAGGAATTCGCCGTACACGCCACCCTCGATGCCTACCAGCGGTACCGGCACGGGGAAATCCGCGTGTTCTCGCAGGACTGGAATGAATCCGTCCCCCGGGACCTGGTGTAA
- a CDS encoding TIGR04219 family outer membrane beta-barrel protein, with protein MTTRMMTAIATGALGLAAIGSSQAADFSFRIGGGSWDQNLSGQYADEGSKSFDLEDDAGLSGSSNGYLYAQLEHPVFLLPNIRLERSSFDEDGRGTFRREIDFGGKTYNIDESVDSTFEIKQTDIIAYYSVLDTLVDLDLGLDVRLIDADVSIRSRDNTKAASESVSAPVPMGYAAVRVDVPGTGAYVRAQGSGIGFDGSSFIDTRALVGYTSDFGIGVELGYRRQELEIDDIDDIDGDVTLEGGFAGVHYAF; from the coding sequence ATGACAACACGGATGATGACGGCCATTGCCACCGGGGCACTCGGCCTCGCGGCAATTGGCTCAAGCCAGGCTGCAGACTTCAGCTTCCGCATCGGTGGGGGCAGCTGGGACCAGAATCTGTCCGGGCAGTATGCGGACGAGGGGAGCAAGAGTTTCGACCTCGAGGACGACGCTGGCCTCAGCGGTTCGTCCAACGGGTATCTGTATGCCCAGCTCGAGCACCCCGTCTTTCTGCTCCCCAACATCCGCCTCGAGCGCTCGAGTTTCGATGAGGATGGGCGGGGTACCTTTCGGCGTGAAATCGATTTCGGAGGCAAAACTTACAACATCGACGAATCGGTGGATTCAACATTTGAAATCAAGCAGACCGATATCATCGCCTATTACTCGGTACTCGACACGCTGGTCGATCTGGACCTCGGGCTGGATGTTCGCCTGATCGATGCGGACGTCAGTATTCGCAGCCGGGACAACACCAAGGCAGCATCGGAGTCGGTCAGCGCCCCGGTCCCCATGGGATACGCCGCCGTTCGGGTCGACGTCCCCGGCACCGGCGCCTACGTCCGGGCACAGGGCAGCGGCATCGGTTTCGATGGCAGCAGCTTTATCGATACCCGGGCGCTTGTCGGTTATACGTCCGACTTCGGCATCGGGGTCGAACTGGGCTACCGGCGCCAGGAGCTCGAGATCGACGACATCGATGACATTGATGGCGATGTGACGCTTGAGGGCGGATTCGCCGGCGTCCATTACGCGTTCTGA
- the mgtE gene encoding magnesium transporter, producing MIEEREQKQGRIAETVTELLQDGTLPEARRMLNALHPSEIANLLESFPPAQRNVLWELVDEEVDGEVLLQVNDEVRGGLIREMDDRELLAATSGMDMDDLADFMQDLPRTLTAEILHSLDNQNRQRLEAVLAYPEDSAGGLMNTDTVTVRPDVSLDVVFRYLRMRGEMPELTDHLFVVSRYDHFLGILRVSDLLTCDPAGRVEDLLVADTLVIPAEMSDRDVARMFEDRDLISAPVLDSRGRLIGRITIDDVVDVIRDEAERSILSMAGLGEEEDLFAPVWSSSKRRAGWLGLNLITALMAAYVIGLFEATIQEITALAVLMPVVASMGGIAGTQTLALVIRALALGHLATRHTRALLLKELGIGLLNGLLWAVVLAGIALLWFGRPTIGVIIAVAMTVNLGTAAASGVIVPLVLKRFGIDPALAGGVILTTVTDIVGFTAFLGLATLFLL from the coding sequence ATGATCGAAGAGCGCGAGCAAAAGCAAGGCAGGATTGCCGAGACCGTCACCGAGCTTTTGCAGGATGGCACGCTGCCGGAGGCGCGCCGCATGCTCAATGCCCTGCATCCCTCGGAGATCGCCAATCTGCTGGAATCCTTCCCCCCTGCCCAGCGCAACGTCCTCTGGGAGCTGGTGGACGAGGAAGTCGATGGCGAGGTCCTCCTCCAGGTCAATGACGAGGTACGCGGCGGTCTGATCCGGGAAATGGACGACCGGGAACTGCTCGCGGCCACCTCCGGCATGGATATGGACGACCTCGCCGATTTCATGCAGGACCTGCCCCGGACCCTCACCGCCGAGATCCTTCACTCGCTGGACAACCAGAACCGTCAGCGCCTCGAAGCCGTCCTCGCCTACCCGGAGGACAGCGCCGGCGGCCTGATGAACACCGATACCGTGACGGTCCGGCCGGACGTGAGCCTGGACGTGGTGTTCCGCTACCTGCGGATGCGCGGCGAGATGCCCGAGCTGACCGACCACCTGTTCGTGGTCAGCCGCTACGACCATTTCCTCGGTATCCTTCGCGTTAGCGATCTGCTGACCTGTGACCCGGCCGGTCGTGTCGAGGATTTGCTAGTCGCCGACACGCTGGTGATTCCGGCCGAGATGTCGGATCGCGACGTCGCCCGTATGTTCGAGGACCGGGATCTGATATCGGCGCCGGTGCTCGACAGCCGCGGGCGACTGATCGGTCGAATCACCATCGACGACGTCGTGGATGTGATCCGGGACGAGGCGGAGCGATCCATCCTGAGCATGGCGGGGCTGGGAGAAGAAGAAGACCTGTTTGCACCGGTATGGTCCAGCTCGAAGCGCCGGGCCGGGTGGCTGGGACTCAACCTGATCACCGCCCTCATGGCGGCGTATGTGATCGGCCTGTTCGAGGCAACGATCCAGGAGATAACCGCGCTGGCCGTTCTGATGCCGGTGGTCGCCAGCATGGGCGGCATTGCAGGCACTCAGACGCTCGCGCTGGTGATCCGCGCCCTGGCGCTCGGCCATCTCGCCACCCGTCACACCCGGGCGTTGCTCCTCAAGGAACTGGGCATCGGATTGCTCAACGGGCTGCTCTGGGCAGTGGTCCTGGCGGGTATCGCGCTATTGTGGTTCGGCCGACCCACCATCGGCGTAATCATCGCCGTGGCAATGACGGTGAACCTCGGTACTGCCGCCGCCTCCGGCGTTATCGTACCGCTGGTCCTCAAGCGCTTCGGGATCGATCCGGCGCTGGCCGGCGGCGTCATCCTGACGACGGTGACCGATATCGTCGGGTTTACCGCGTTCCTGGGGCTGGCGACGTTATTCTTGCTATAA
- a CDS encoding HPr family phosphocarrier protein codes for MASDDSIRRCQVQIVNRLGLHARAAARFATLAGEYTAAVTVHFSGHSANGKSIMGLMMLAAGQGSELELVAEGPDAEQAIAGIRALVADGFGETD; via the coding sequence ATGGCGTCGGATGATTCGATACGCCGGTGTCAGGTGCAGATCGTGAACCGGCTCGGACTCCACGCGCGTGCCGCGGCTCGGTTCGCGACGCTGGCGGGGGAATACACGGCCGCGGTCACGGTGCATTTCAGCGGCCATTCGGCCAACGGCAAGAGCATCATGGGGTTGATGATGCTGGCCGCCGGTCAGGGTAGCGAGCTCGAGCTGGTCGCCGAGGGCCCCGACGCCGAGCAGGCGATCGCCGGCATCCGCGCACTCGTCGCCGATGGCTTCGGCGAGACCGACTGA
- a CDS encoding PTS sugar transporter subunit IIA translates to MSVGLLLITHPRVGDALRDTAQGILQPLPLAIATASPRADETPGATRNRIELLADGVEDGDGILILTDAFGATPANIAVAVGRGRGYPVIAGVNLPMLLRVLNYPQQPVEALAETALSAAHDGIIQITPPGIGEHEANHGVG, encoded by the coding sequence ATGAGCGTCGGCCTACTGCTCATCACTCACCCCCGGGTCGGCGACGCCCTGCGTGATACGGCGCAGGGCATCCTGCAACCGCTGCCGCTCGCGATCGCTACCGCCAGCCCCCGGGCGGACGAGACACCGGGGGCGACGCGGAACCGCATCGAGTTACTCGCCGACGGAGTCGAAGATGGTGACGGGATCCTGATTCTCACCGACGCATTCGGCGCGACACCGGCCAATATCGCCGTTGCCGTCGGCCGCGGTCGAGGCTATCCGGTGATCGCCGGTGTCAATCTGCCCATGCTGTTGCGAGTTCTCAACTATCCGCAACAGCCTGTGGAGGCCCTCGCGGAAACGGCGCTGTCCGCAGCCCACGATGGAATTATCCAGATAACCCCGCCGGGGATCGGCGAGCACGAGGCGAACCATGGCGTCGGATGA
- the rapZ gene encoding RNase adapter RapZ, protein MRLIIVSGLSGSGKSVALATLEDSGFYCIDNLPVDLLDAFGRHISDDGGNTDYAVGIDARNRPMSLSRFPGILDALANQGIRTEIVFLDADDATLLKRFSETRRRHPLSGPDMPLNEAIRGERERLLPLNERADLTVDTSRTTLHELRRIIRTRLAESGNHLSVQLESFGYKHGTPTDADFVFDSRCLPNPHWEPELRPLTGRDAAVSAFLADSPLVSRYLRQIRCFMDDWLPVFETENRSYLTVGIGCTGGQHRSVYLIEALATHLREQDIGVTVRHRELP, encoded by the coding sequence ATGCGACTGATCATCGTCAGCGGACTGTCGGGCTCGGGCAAGAGTGTCGCGCTGGCAACGCTCGAGGACTCGGGCTTCTACTGTATCGATAATCTTCCCGTCGATCTGCTGGATGCCTTTGGCCGGCATATTTCCGACGACGGTGGGAACACGGACTATGCCGTGGGCATCGACGCACGCAACCGGCCGATGTCTCTGAGTCGCTTCCCGGGCATCCTCGACGCCCTGGCCAACCAGGGAATCCGTACGGAAATCGTCTTCCTCGACGCGGATGATGCAACGCTGCTCAAGCGCTTTTCCGAAACCCGGCGACGTCACCCGCTCAGCGGGCCCGACATGCCCCTCAACGAGGCGATTCGCGGCGAGCGGGAGCGGCTGCTACCCCTCAACGAACGCGCCGATCTGACCGTTGATACCTCGCGAACGACACTCCACGAGCTACGCCGCATTATCCGTACTCGACTTGCAGAGTCGGGCAACCACCTCTCGGTCCAGCTCGAGTCGTTCGGCTACAAACATGGCACACCCACGGACGCCGACTTCGTCTTCGACAGTCGTTGCCTGCCAAACCCGCACTGGGAGCCCGAACTGCGTCCCCTGACAGGGCGCGATGCCGCGGTCTCGGCCTTTCTCGCCGACAGCCCGCTGGTATCGCGCTACCTCAGGCAAATCCGCTGTTTCATGGACGACTGGTTACCGGTGTTCGAGACCGAAAACCGGAGCTATCTCACTGTCGGCATCGGATGCACCGGTGGCCAGCACCGCTCGGTCTATCTGATCGAAGCACTCGCCACCCATCTACGAGAGCAGGACATTGGTGTCACCGTCCGGCACCGCGAGCTGCCATGA
- a CDS encoding HPr kinase/phosphorylase produces the protein MSQIPGTLVSINGIGVLLRGASGMGKSDTALMLLRDGHRLVADDAVDVQATGGRLIGRSPAEKPGLLCLRGPGLFDVTRRFGQAAIAASASIDWAVELTRDRRPATSETDWQSVVIAGIRIPQIIISPDRPVAELIQVVEVAKCD, from the coding sequence ATGAGCCAGATCCCGGGCACGCTGGTAAGCATCAACGGTATCGGAGTGCTTTTGCGGGGCGCATCCGGCATGGGCAAGAGCGATACCGCCCTGATGCTGCTGCGTGACGGGCATCGGCTGGTGGCGGATGACGCGGTGGATGTCCAGGCCACCGGAGGTCGCTTAATCGGACGGTCACCCGCTGAAAAGCCGGGCTTGCTGTGCCTGCGCGGACCGGGGTTGTTCGATGTCACCCGGCGCTTTGGTCAGGCCGCCATCGCTGCGAGTGCGTCCATCGACTGGGCGGTCGAACTGACCCGGGATCGGCGCCCCGCGACATCGGAAACGGACTGGCAGTCGGTTGTGATCGCCGGCATCCGGATCCCGCAAATCATCATCTCGCCGGATCGGCCGGTAGCGGAGCTCATTCAGGTCGTAGAGGTGGCGAAATGCGACTGA
- a CDS encoding PTS sugar transporter subunit IIA: MELTRLLSAGRTRCGVTATSKKRALERLSEQLMADVPAGSEATRNIFEGLTVRERLGSTGLGRGVALPHTRSPDIESSRAALIRLSTPINFDAADRQPVDLLLALLVPEHSNDEHLRILARLAEMFRDEALCDRLRNCSSDAELYAVITGENNGNAGE, translated from the coding sequence ATGGAGCTTACCCGACTGCTCTCGGCAGGGCGGACACGCTGCGGCGTGACCGCCACCAGTAAAAAGCGTGCCCTGGAGCGCCTGAGCGAACAGCTCATGGCTGATGTCCCCGCGGGGAGCGAGGCGACGCGCAACATCTTCGAGGGGCTAACGGTCCGCGAGCGCCTTGGCAGCACCGGTCTCGGGCGTGGCGTGGCATTACCACACACGCGCAGTCCCGACATCGAATCGTCGCGAGCGGCACTGATCAGGCTGTCCACCCCCATCAACTTCGATGCCGCTGATCGACAACCCGTGGATCTGCTCCTCGCACTACTGGTGCCGGAGCACAGCAACGACGAGCATCTGCGCATCCTCGCGCGGCTGGCGGAAATGTTCCGGGATGAGGCGCTCTGCGACCGGCTGCGGAACTGCAGTAGCGACGCCGAGCTCTACGCGGTGATAACGGGTGAGAATAACGGGAATGCCGGCGAATGA
- the hpf gene encoding ribosome hibernation-promoting factor, HPF/YfiA family, giving the protein MKIDITGHHVDITDALRDYVEEKFQRLERHFDHVVDVHTILTVETNTRKAEATVVVSGARLFADSSAEEMYAAIDLLVDKLDRQVVKHKEKRSDHHREQGRVGDNLED; this is encoded by the coding sequence ATGAAAATCGACATCACCGGCCATCATGTCGACATCACCGACGCACTCCGTGACTACGTCGAGGAGAAGTTCCAGCGCCTCGAACGCCATTTCGATCACGTGGTCGATGTACACACGATACTGACCGTGGAGACAAACACCCGAAAGGCCGAGGCGACCGTGGTGGTCAGTGGCGCCCGACTGTTTGCCGACTCCTCGGCAGAAGAAATGTATGCCGCCATCGACCTGCTGGTCGACAAACTGGATCGGCAGGTCGTCAAGCACAAGGAAAAGCGCAGCGACCATCACCGCGAGCAGGGACGTGTCGGCGACAATCTGGAAGACTGA